The following proteins are encoded in a genomic region of Brachypodium distachyon strain Bd21 chromosome 1, Brachypodium_distachyon_v3.0, whole genome shotgun sequence:
- the LOC100839558 gene encoding STS14 protein, translating to MAPQRRHPAPTAPMACSLLLLALCLAPPAHGSRVQPTATTSKAPPAPVPAPPPPASKATTTAPPESDEFLAPHNKARAEVGVAALRWSAGLASAAAKTTSQQQRQSGCAFADMGASAYGANQGWASYRARPGEVVGSWVAQARYYTHANNSCAAGQQCGTYTQVVWRRTTDVGCAQATCGTGATLTLCLYDPHGNVKGESPY from the coding sequence ATGGCTccccagcgccgccaccccgcgccAACAGCGCCCATGGCGTGCTCCCTCCTGCTCCTCGCGCTCTGCCTCGCACCACCAGCACACGGCTCGCGCGTCCAGCCCACGGCCACTACCAGCAAGGCTCCTCcagcgccggtgccggcaccaccacctccggcGTCCAAGGCGACGACCACAGCGCCTCCCGAATCCGACGAGTTCCTGGCGCCGCACAACAAGGCGCGCGCGGAGGTGGGCGTGGCCGCGCTGCGGTGGAGCGCGGGGCTGGCTTCTGCCGCGGCGAAGACGACGtcccagcagcagcggcagagcGGGTGCGCGTTCGCGGACATGGGCGCGAGCGCCTACGGCGCAAACCAAGGGTGGGCCAGCTACCGTGCGCGGCCCGGCGAGGTGGTGGGCTCGTGGGTGGCCCAGGCCCGGTACTACACGCACGCCAACAACAGCTGCGCCGCGGGCCAGCAGTGCGGGACGTACACGCAGGTGGTGTGGCGCCGCACCACGGACGTCGGGTGCGCGCAGGCCACATGCGGCACCGGCGCCACGCTCACGCTCTGCCTCTACGACCCGCACGGCAACGTGAAGGGCGAGAGCCCCTACTAG